A genomic window from Populus alba chromosome 19, ASM523922v2, whole genome shotgun sequence includes:
- the LOC118052585 gene encoding benzyl alcohol O-benzoyltransferase, producing MAAPPTPLVFKVSRREPVLITPSEPTPHELKPLSDIDDQDGLRVQIPLICFYPYDPSMQRRDPVKVIKEALAKTLVFYYPFAGRLREGPKRKLLVECTGEGILFIEADGDVTLEQFGDVLYPPIPCLEELLFDVPGSGGMINCPLLLIQVTRLKCGGIVFAIRLNHTMSDATGLNQFLSAMCEMVHGAQTPSIQPVWERDVLNARNPPQVTCLHHEYDQLVDDTTDNVPLTKKTHRSFFFGAANISAIRGFAPLHLRHCSTFDVLTAFLWRCRTIALQPNPNDEMRILCVVNARNRFNPPLPRGYYGNCIAYSVAMATAGEISRNSLGFTLELVRKAKANVTEEYMRSVADLLVIKGRPWYTMVRSYLVSDVTRAMFAEMNLGWGKPKYAGPAKGNVASFQIPYRTKKGEDGVLVTLCLPTPAMERFVKELDSTFKEQSNGGGNAKSPLSSL from the exons ATGGCAGCACCACCCACCCCACTGGTGTTCAAGGTGTCTAGACGGGAACCAGTTCTGATCACCCCTTCTGAGCCAACCCCACATGAACTCAAACCTCTTTCAGACATAGATGATCAAGATGGTCTCAGAGTCCAAATTCcactcatttgtttttatccttaCGATCCTTCAATGCAGAGGAGGGATCCTGTCAAGGTCATTAAGGAAGCACTTGCTAAAACACTGGTGTTCTACTATCCATTTGCTGGTAGGCTTAGAGAAGGGCCTAAGCGTAAGCTCTTGGTGGAGTGTACAGGTGAGGGTATTTTGTTTATTGAGGCTGATGGTGATGTTACGCTTGAGCAGTTTGGTGATGTGCTCTATCCTCCAATTCCTTGCCTGGAGGAGCTCCTCTTTGACGTGCCTGGCTCCGGCGGGATGATTAACTGCCCTCTGCTGCTTATTCAG GTGACGCGTCTCAAGTGCGGCGGAATTGTCTTTGCCATCCGTCTGAACCACACCATGAGTGACGCTACTGGCCTCAACCAATTCTTGTCAGCCATGTGTGAGATGGTGCATGGAGCACAGACTCCTTCTATCCAACCAGTTTGGGAAAGGGATGTTTTAAATGCAAGGAACCCACCTCAGGTAACCTGCTTACACCACGAGTATGATCAACTGGTTGATGACACCACTGACAACGTTCCGCTTACAAAGAAGACCCATCGTTCATTCTTTTTTGGAGCTGCTAACATATCTGCTATTCGTGGCTTTGCCCCACTACACCTTCGCCATTGCTCCACATTTGATGTATTGACTGCGTTTTTGTGGAGGTGCCGAACCATTGCACTTCAACCAAACCCAAATGATGAGATGCGGATACTATGTGTTGTCAATGCTCGCAATAGATTTAACCCTCCGTTACCTAGAGGTTATTATGGAAATTGCATAGCATACTCAGTGGCGATGGCAACAGCGGGAGAAATCTCACGAAATTCTTTAGGCTTTACGTTGGAATTAGTGAGGAAGGCCAAGGCCAATGTGACTGAAGAGTACATGCGATCGGTGGCTGATCTGTTGGTGATTAAAGGTAGACCTTGGTACACAATGGTGCGGTCTTACCTGGTGTCGGATGTGACTCGTGCAATGTTTGCAGAGATGAACTTAGGTTGGGGTAAGCCGAAGTATGCTGGGCCTGCTAAGGGTAATGTGGCAAGCTTTCAGATACCATATAGGACTAAGAAAGGAGAAGATGGTGTTCTTGTGACTCTTTGCTTACCGACTCCGGCTATGGAAAGATTTGTGAAGGAGCTGGATAGCACGTTTAAGGAGCAGTCAAATGGTGGTGGCAATGCTAAATCCCCCTTATCTTCCTTGTAG